The following are encoded together in the Acidovorax sp. KKS102 genome:
- a CDS encoding SMP-30/gluconolactonase/LRE family protein, with amino-acid sequence MARTWAKRVGWGVGGAILVVAAYLAAWPVPIQPVAWTAPAAPGYQGVHAPNQRLAQLNIIDLKGEVGPEHIAFSKDGKLYTTVLSGNILRMNPDGSGQEVFANTGGRVLGFDFDAAGNLIAADAVKGLLSIAPDGKVTVLADKVGNGPIRYADAVVVAQNGKMYLSDASTRFAPKDWGGTFEASVLDILEQASTGRVIEYDPATRSTRVVARGISFANGVALSQDEKHLFVNETGKYRVWKIAVDANDLDIGQPGSQARVLLDNLPGYPDNLMRGQGGKVWLGFAKPRGAAIDNMAGKPWLRSLTLRLPRALWPIPQPYGHVIAFTDDGKVVADLQDPSGAYPETTAITETADRLYVQSLHAHGLGWLPNKP; translated from the coding sequence ATGGCCAGAACATGGGCAAAACGGGTGGGGTGGGGCGTGGGTGGCGCGATATTGGTGGTGGCTGCCTATCTGGCGGCGTGGCCTGTGCCCATTCAGCCGGTGGCCTGGACTGCACCTGCCGCCCCTGGCTACCAGGGCGTGCACGCCCCCAACCAGCGCCTGGCCCAGCTGAACATCATTGATCTCAAAGGCGAGGTGGGCCCCGAGCACATCGCCTTTAGCAAGGACGGCAAGCTCTACACCACGGTGCTCAGCGGCAACATCCTGCGCATGAACCCCGACGGCTCGGGCCAGGAGGTGTTTGCCAACACCGGCGGGCGGGTGCTGGGCTTTGACTTTGATGCGGCAGGTAACTTGATCGCGGCAGATGCGGTTAAGGGCCTGCTGTCCATCGCGCCCGATGGCAAAGTGACCGTGCTGGCCGACAAGGTGGGTAACGGCCCCATCCGCTACGCCGACGCCGTAGTGGTGGCCCAGAACGGCAAGATGTACCTGAGCGATGCCTCCACCCGCTTTGCCCCCAAGGACTGGGGCGGTACGTTTGAAGCCAGCGTGCTCGACATCCTGGAGCAGGCCAGCACGGGCCGGGTGATCGAATACGACCCAGCCACGCGCAGCACGCGCGTGGTGGCCCGGGGCATCAGCTTTGCCAACGGCGTGGCGCTGAGCCAGGACGAAAAGCACCTGTTCGTCAACGAAACCGGCAAGTACCGGGTGTGGAAGATTGCGGTGGACGCGAATGATCTGGACATCGGCCAGCCAGGCTCCCAGGCTCGGGTGCTGCTGGACAACCTGCCCGGCTACCCCGACAACCTGATGCGTGGGCAGGGCGGCAAGGTGTGGCTGGGTTTTGCCAAGCCGCGCGGCGCGGCCATCGACAACATGGCGGGCAAGCCCTGGCTGCGCAGCCTGACCTTGCGCCTGCCGCGTGCGCTGTGGCCCATCCCCCAGCCCTACGGCCATGTGATCGCATTCACCGATGACGGCAAGGTGGTGGCCGACCTGCAGGACCCGAGCGGCGCCTACCCCGAGACTACGGCCATCACCGAGACGGCCGACCGGCTGTATGTGCAGAGCCTGCACGCACATGGCCTGGGCTGGTTGCCCAACAAGCCTTAG
- the metG gene encoding methionine--tRNA ligase, giving the protein MTTSARKLFVTTALPYANGNFHIGHIMEYIQADIWVRFQRMQGNAVNFVGADDTHGAPIMIAAEKAGKTPQQFVADIAAGRKQYLDGFHISFDNWHSTDAPENHDLARQIYRDLRDRADGSLIEVRTIEQFFDPEKNMFLPDRYIKGECPKCHAKDQYGDNCEVCGTVYAPTDLINPFSALSGAKPELKHSEHFFFKLSDPRCVEFLENWTQDGKLQPEVANKIKEWFTVRTNPDGTTSEGLGDWDISRDAPYFGIEIPDAPGKYFYVWLDAPVGYLASLKNLLEKRGESYDAYMADPAMEQYHFIGKDIVTFHTLFWPAMLHFSGRKTPNNVFVHGFLTVNNGEKMSKSRGTGLDPLKYLSLGMNAEWLRYYLAAKLSARNEDIDFNAEDFMLRVNSDLIGKYVNIASRAAGFLTKRFDGKLTSNFGTTGAALLAEVRGASDAIAQMYETREYSKATREIMLLADKVNAYVDQNKPWDLAKDAANNEALHQVCSVLVNAFATLTRYLAPVLPGLAQAVQGFVGVNMQQWNAAGDVQAIQPYQHLMQRVTPEQLEALFEPPAQAATETVASPGGEELAPTITIDDFTKIDLRIALIVNCEPVEGSTKLLRLTLDVGEGRTRNVFSGIASAYQPADLIGKHTVVVANLAPRKMKFGVSEGMVLAASHGDEKANPGIYVLNPWPGATPGMRVR; this is encoded by the coding sequence ATGACGACCTCCGCCCGCAAACTCTTCGTTACCACCGCCCTGCCCTATGCCAACGGCAACTTCCACATCGGCCACATCATGGAATACATCCAGGCCGACATCTGGGTGCGGTTCCAGCGAATGCAGGGCAACGCGGTGAACTTTGTGGGGGCCGACGACACCCACGGCGCGCCCATCATGATTGCCGCCGAAAAGGCCGGCAAGACACCCCAGCAGTTTGTGGCCGACATCGCTGCGGGCCGCAAGCAGTACCTGGACGGCTTTCACATCAGCTTTGACAACTGGCACAGCACCGACGCGCCAGAAAACCACGACCTGGCCCGCCAGATCTACCGCGACCTGCGCGACCGCGCCGACGGCAGCCTGATTGAGGTGCGCACCATCGAACAGTTCTTCGACCCCGAGAAGAACATGTTCCTGCCCGACCGCTACATCAAGGGCGAATGCCCCAAGTGCCACGCCAAGGACCAGTACGGCGACAACTGCGAGGTGTGCGGCACGGTGTACGCGCCCACCGACCTGATCAACCCCTTCTCGGCCCTCTCCGGCGCCAAGCCCGAGCTCAAGCACTCCGAGCATTTCTTCTTCAAGCTCTCGGACCCGCGCTGCGTGGAGTTTCTGGAGAACTGGACGCAGGACGGCAAGCTGCAGCCCGAGGTGGCCAACAAGATCAAGGAATGGTTCACCGTCCGCACCAACCCCGACGGCACCACCAGCGAAGGCCTGGGCGACTGGGACATCAGCCGCGACGCCCCCTACTTCGGCATCGAGATCCCGGATGCGCCAGGCAAATACTTCTACGTGTGGCTCGATGCGCCCGTGGGCTACCTCGCGTCGCTGAAGAACCTGCTGGAAAAGCGCGGCGAAAGCTACGACGCCTACATGGCCGACCCGGCCATGGAGCAGTACCACTTCATCGGCAAGGACATCGTTACCTTCCACACCCTGTTCTGGCCCGCCATGCTGCACTTCAGCGGCCGCAAGACGCCCAACAACGTGTTCGTGCACGGCTTCCTCACGGTGAACAACGGCGAGAAGATGAGCAAAAGCCGTGGCACCGGCCTGGACCCGCTCAAGTACCTGAGCCTGGGCATGAACGCCGAGTGGCTGCGCTACTACCTGGCCGCCAAGCTGAGCGCGCGCAACGAAGACATCGACTTCAATGCCGAAGACTTCATGCTGCGCGTGAACAGCGACCTGATCGGCAAGTACGTGAACATCGCCAGCCGCGCAGCGGGCTTCTTGACCAAGCGCTTTGACGGCAAGCTCACCAGCAACTTTGGCACCACAGGCGCTGCCCTGCTGGCCGAGGTGCGCGGTGCCAGCGACGCCATCGCGCAGATGTACGAAACGCGCGAATACAGCAAGGCCACGCGCGAAATCATGCTGCTGGCCGACAAGGTCAACGCCTACGTGGACCAGAACAAGCCCTGGGACCTGGCCAAGGACGCCGCCAACAACGAGGCGCTGCACCAGGTGTGCTCGGTGCTGGTCAACGCCTTTGCCACCCTCACCCGCTACTTGGCCCCCGTGCTGCCGGGTCTGGCCCAGGCGGTGCAAGGCTTTGTGGGCGTGAACATGCAGCAGTGGAACGCAGCGGGCGATGTGCAAGCCATCCAGCCCTACCAGCACCTGATGCAGCGCGTGACGCCCGAGCAGCTTGAAGCACTGTTTGAGCCCCCAGCGCAAGCAGCTACAGAAACCGTAGCATCCCCTGGTGGTGAAGAACTCGCCCCCACGATCACCATCGACGACTTCACCAAGATCGACCTGCGCATCGCGCTGATCGTGAACTGCGAGCCGGTGGAAGGTTCCACCAAGCTGCTGCGCCTGACGCTGGACGTGGGCGAAGGCCGCACGCGCAATGTCTTCTCAGGCATTGCCAGCGCCTACCAACCCGCCGACCTGATCGGCAAACACACCGTGGTGGTGGCCAACCTGGCCCCACGCAAGATGAAGTTTGGCGTGAGCGAAGGCATGGTGCTGGCCGCCAGCCATGGCGACGAGAAAGCCAACCCCGGCATCTACGTGCTCAACCCCTGGCCGGGCGCCACGCCCGGCATGCGGGTGCGCTGA
- a CDS encoding YitT family protein gives MSDTPPTANDTAPPLSALRHGAFEDAQALFAGTLFVAMALMLFNQAGLLVGGTAGVAFLLHYVTGISFGKLFFVVNLPFYWFAWTRMGREFTIKTFVCVGLLSLLTELFPHVMHVDYLNPLFASLLGGLLLGTGCLFLARHRSSLGGATVVSLYLQGRYGMRAGKVQMMIDGTVVLLALFVVPVDRVAYSVLAVLVMSGFLWISHRPGRYTGG, from the coding sequence ATGTCCGATACCCCGCCCACCGCCAACGACACTGCCCCGCCGCTGTCCGCCCTGCGCCATGGCGCCTTTGAAGATGCCCAGGCCCTGTTCGCAGGCACCTTGTTTGTGGCCATGGCGCTCATGCTGTTCAACCAGGCGGGGCTGCTGGTGGGCGGCACGGCGGGCGTGGCGTTCTTGCTGCATTACGTCACCGGCATTTCGTTTGGCAAGCTGTTCTTTGTGGTCAACCTGCCGTTCTATTGGTTCGCCTGGACGCGCATGGGGCGCGAGTTCACGATCAAGACCTTTGTCTGCGTGGGCCTGCTGTCGCTGCTTACCGAGCTGTTCCCGCACGTGATGCATGTGGACTACCTGAACCCGCTGTTCGCCTCGTTGCTGGGCGGGCTGCTGCTGGGCACGGGCTGCCTGTTCCTGGCACGCCACCGATCCAGCCTGGGCGGGGCCACGGTGGTGTCGCTGTACCTGCAAGGCCGCTACGGCATGCGTGCGGGCAAGGTGCAGATGATGATTGACGGCACAGTGGTGCTGCTCGCGCTGTTTGTGGTGCCGGTGGACCGTGTGGCGTATTCAGTGCTGGCGGTGCTGGTGATGAGCGGGTTCTTGTGGATCAGCCACCGGCCAGGGCGGTACACGGGAGGCTGA
- a CDS encoding DUF3460 family protein gives MSIFRRPDYQSDATQFINQLKASRPELDQQQQAGRALLWDKQVDRKIWGEYRDAQVPQKPYVYQTNAD, from the coding sequence ATGTCTATTTTCCGCCGCCCCGACTACCAATCCGACGCCACCCAGTTCATCAACCAGCTCAAGGCAAGCCGTCCCGAGCTGGACCAGCAGCAGCAAGCCGGCCGTGCCCTGCTGTGGGACAAGCAAGTGGACCGCAAGATCTGGGGCGAGTACCGCGACGCCCAGGTGCCCCAGAAGCCCTACGTGTACCAGACCAACGCCGATTGA
- a CDS encoding ScpA family protein, protein MTTANAAEAADSPGAPSLDGAGMPDVVDQVALARLYGEPLFALPQDLYIPPDALEVFLEAFEGPLDLLLYLIRKQNFNILDIPMVGVTKQYLAYVDEIRSRNLELAAEYLLMAAMLIEIKSRMLLPPKKQEGGEEPEDPRAELVRRLLEYEQMKMAAMRLANLPQYGRDFLKAQVYIEQSLQPRFPDVHVVELQEAWRDILKRAKLVQHHKITREELSVREYMSMVLKTLQGRRFVEFEELFEPEKGSTVLVVTFIALLELAKETLIEITQAEAFAPIYVRLAYTPA, encoded by the coding sequence ATGACCACCGCGAACGCAGCCGAAGCGGCAGACTCGCCCGGCGCGCCCTCGCTGGATGGGGCCGGCATGCCCGATGTGGTCGATCAGGTGGCCCTGGCGCGCCTGTATGGCGAGCCGCTGTTTGCGCTGCCGCAGGACCTGTACATCCCGCCTGACGCGCTCGAGGTCTTCCTCGAAGCCTTTGAAGGCCCGCTGGATTTGCTGCTGTACCTGATCCGCAAGCAGAATTTCAACATCCTCGACATCCCCATGGTGGGGGTGACCAAGCAGTACCTGGCGTATGTGGACGAGATCCGCAGCCGCAACCTGGAACTGGCGGCCGAGTATTTGCTGATGGCCGCCATGCTGATCGAGATCAAGTCGCGCATGCTGCTGCCGCCCAAGAAGCAGGAAGGCGGCGAGGAACCCGAAGACCCGCGTGCCGAGCTGGTGCGCCGCCTGCTTGAATACGAGCAGATGAAGATGGCCGCCATGCGCCTGGCCAACCTGCCGCAGTACGGCCGCGACTTTTTGAAGGCCCAGGTCTACATCGAGCAGAGCCTGCAGCCGCGCTTTCCGGACGTGCATGTGGTGGAGCTGCAAGAGGCATGGCGCGACATTTTGAAGCGCGCCAAGCTCGTACAGCACCACAAGATCACGCGCGAAGAACTGAGCGTGCGCGAGTACATGAGCATGGTACTCAAGACCCTGCAGGGCCGCCGCTTTGTGGAGTTTGAAGAACTCTTCGAGCCCGAAAAAGGCAGCACCGTGCTGGTGGTGACCTTCATCGCGCTGCTGGAGCTGGCCAAAGAGACGCTGATCGAGATCACGCAGGCCGAAGCTTTTGCGCCCATCTACGTGCGCCTGGCCTACACGCCGGCCTAG
- the nadB gene encoding L-aspartate oxidase: MASHDFDVLIVGSGLAGLSAALHLAPTHRVAVITKRTLQDGSSGWAQGGIAAVLADDDSFAAHIEDTLVAGAGLCDLATTRFVVENAPESIAWLRALGVPFTLEGDQLHLTREGGHSARRIAHVTDATGAAVQRTLIDVVRATPGITLFEQHTLVDLITTRKLGLPGHRCLGLYALDSDTDEVVTFRAPQTILATGGAGKVYLYTTNPDTATGDGIAAAWRAGCRVANMEFIQFHPTGLYHPHEKSFLISEAVRGEGGQLKLPPSAGGTRFMLDHDPRAELAPRDVVARAIDFEMKKHGLDCVHLDISHQSPAFLQEHFPNILAHCASLGIDITKEPIPVVPTAHFTCGGVLTDLAGRTDLPGLYAVGEVACTGLHGANRLASNSLLECMVFARAAAQAIAAAPTTELPTVPAWDDSRVTDADESVVISHNWDELRRFMWDYVGIVRTNKRLERAAHRIAMLQGEIQEFYAHFHVTRDLLELRNLVQVADLIVKSAQLRRESRGLHFSRDYPEVAAPAAPTLLVPPVAR, translated from the coding sequence ATGGCATCCCACGACTTCGACGTTCTCATTGTAGGCAGCGGCCTCGCAGGCCTCTCCGCCGCGCTGCACCTGGCCCCCACGCACCGCGTGGCCGTGATCACCAAGCGCACACTGCAAGACGGCTCCAGCGGCTGGGCCCAGGGCGGCATTGCTGCCGTGCTGGCCGATGACGACAGCTTTGCCGCGCACATCGAAGACACGCTGGTCGCCGGCGCAGGCCTGTGCGACCTGGCCACCACGCGCTTTGTGGTGGAGAACGCGCCCGAATCCATCGCCTGGTTGCGCGCCCTGGGCGTGCCCTTCACGCTCGAAGGCGACCAGCTGCACCTCACGCGCGAAGGCGGCCACAGCGCGCGCCGCATTGCCCATGTGACCGACGCCACCGGCGCGGCGGTGCAGCGCACGCTGATCGACGTGGTGCGCGCCACGCCCGGCATCACGCTGTTCGAGCAGCACACGCTGGTGGATCTGATCACCACGCGCAAGCTCGGCCTGCCGGGCCACCGCTGCCTGGGGCTGTACGCGCTGGACAGCGACACCGACGAGGTCGTGACCTTCCGCGCACCGCAAACCATTTTGGCGACAGGCGGCGCGGGCAAGGTGTACCTGTACACCACCAACCCCGACACGGCCACCGGCGACGGCATTGCCGCCGCCTGGCGCGCAGGCTGCCGCGTGGCGAACATGGAGTTCATCCAGTTCCACCCCACGGGCCTCTACCATCCGCACGAAAAGTCCTTCCTCATCAGCGAGGCGGTGCGCGGCGAAGGCGGGCAACTCAAGCTGCCCCCATCAGCCGGAGGCACGCGCTTCATGCTGGACCACGACCCCCGCGCCGAACTGGCCCCGCGCGACGTGGTGGCCCGCGCCATTGACTTCGAGATGAAAAAGCACGGCCTCGATTGCGTGCACCTGGACATCTCGCACCAGAGCCCTGCGTTTTTGCAGGAACACTTTCCGAACATCCTGGCGCACTGCGCGTCACTGGGCATCGACATCACGAAGGAACCCATCCCCGTGGTGCCCACGGCCCACTTCACCTGCGGCGGCGTGCTGACCGACCTGGCGGGCCGCACCGACCTGCCAGGCCTGTACGCCGTGGGTGAGGTGGCCTGCACCGGCCTGCACGGCGCCAACCGCCTGGCCAGCAACTCGCTGCTCGAATGCATGGTGTTCGCCCGCGCCGCTGCGCAGGCCATCGCGGCAGCCCCGACCACCGAACTGCCCACCGTGCCCGCGTGGGACGACAGCCGCGTGACCGATGCCGACGAGTCCGTCGTCATCTCCCACAACTGGGACGAGCTGCGCCGCTTCATGTGGGACTACGTGGGCATCGTGCGCACCAACAAGCGGCTGGAGCGCGCCGCGCACCGCATTGCGATGCTGCAGGGCGAGATCCAGGAGTTCTACGCGCACTTCCACGTCACGCGCGACCTGCTGGAGCTGCGCAACCTGGTGCAGGTGGCCGACCTCATCGTGAAAAGCGCCCAGCTGCGCCGCGAAAGCCGGGGCCTGCATTTCAGCCGCGACTACCCCGAGGTGGCAGCGCCGGCCGCCCCCACCCTTCTCGTACCACCGGTGGCCCGATGA
- the queE gene encoding 7-carboxy-7-deazaguanine synthase, translated as MTYSVKEIFYTLQGEGGQAGTPAVFCRFAGCNLWTGREQDRAQAICQFCDTDFVGTDGTLGGKFETAAALAELIAAQWPAGAGHRLVVLTGGEPLLQVDAALIDALHAQQFRIAVESNGTVAAPEGIDWLCISPKAGAPWVQRSGQELKLVWPQPGFDLQALEQDTQFTHRFLQPMDGLLQRQNTAACINACLAHPAWRLSLQTHKLTGIR; from the coding sequence ATGACCTACAGCGTCAAAGAAATTTTCTACACCCTGCAAGGCGAAGGCGGCCAGGCGGGCACACCCGCCGTGTTCTGCCGCTTTGCAGGCTGCAACCTCTGGACGGGCCGCGAGCAGGACCGCGCGCAGGCTATCTGCCAGTTCTGCGACACCGACTTTGTGGGCACCGACGGCACGCTGGGCGGCAAGTTCGAGACAGCCGCCGCGTTAGCCGAGCTGATCGCTGCGCAATGGCCTGCGGGCGCGGGCCACCGACTGGTGGTGCTGACCGGTGGCGAGCCCCTGCTGCAGGTCGATGCGGCGCTGATCGACGCGCTGCACGCCCAGCAGTTCCGCATCGCCGTCGAAAGCAACGGCACGGTTGCCGCCCCCGAAGGTATCGACTGGCTGTGCATCAGCCCCAAGGCCGGTGCCCCGTGGGTGCAGCGCAGCGGGCAGGAGCTGAAACTCGTCTGGCCCCAGCCCGGCTTTGACCTGCAAGCGCTGGAGCAGGACACGCAGTTCACCCACCGATTCCTGCAGCCCATGGACGGCCTGCTGCAGCGCCAGAACACTGCCGCCTGCATTAACGCCTGCCTGGCCCACCCTGCATGGCGCCTCAGCCTGCAAACCCACAAGCTCACCGGCATCCGGTGA
- a CDS encoding 6-carboxytetrahydropterin synthase has translation MLFTISQSFFFDAAHTLRREIEAEGSRRVHGHTYHAEVFLTGPRDPATGMVLDLGLLRQGLAVVREQLDHHMLDEVPGLGTPTLENLCLFIAQALPTDLRASVSRVRVWREALGDSCALDFTQP, from the coding sequence ATGTTGTTCACCATCTCCCAGAGCTTCTTCTTCGACGCCGCCCACACCCTGCGCCGCGAGATCGAGGCCGAAGGCAGCCGCCGCGTGCACGGCCACACCTACCATGCCGAAGTGTTCCTGACCGGCCCGCGCGACCCCGCCACCGGCATGGTGCTGGACCTGGGCCTGCTGCGCCAGGGCCTGGCCGTGGTGCGCGAGCAGCTGGACCACCACATGCTCGACGAGGTGCCCGGCCTGGGCACGCCGACGCTGGAAAACCTGTGCCTGTTCATCGCCCAGGCACTGCCCACCGACTTGCGCGCCAGCGTGAGCCGCGTGCGCGTGTGGCGCGAGGCACTGGGCGACAGCTGCGCGCTGGACTTTACGCAGCCCTGA
- the panD gene encoding aspartate 1-decarboxylase, whose translation MFRTLLKSKIHRVAVTQCELHNEGSCAIDEDLLDAANIAENEQIHIWNINNGERFVTYAIRGQRGSGMISVNGSAARRASTGDLIIIAAFAQVHEDQVATHQPQLVFVDEHNRQTALRHAVPTQAV comes from the coding sequence ATGTTCCGCACTCTGCTCAAATCCAAGATCCACCGCGTGGCCGTGACCCAGTGCGAGCTGCACAACGAAGGCTCGTGCGCCATCGACGAAGACCTGCTGGACGCCGCCAACATCGCCGAGAACGAGCAGATCCACATCTGGAACATCAACAACGGCGAGCGTTTTGTCACCTACGCCATCAGGGGCCAGCGCGGCAGCGGCATGATCTCGGTCAACGGTTCGGCCGCACGCCGCGCGTCCACAGGCGATCTCATCATCATTGCGGCCTTTGCCCAGGTGCACGAAGACCAGGTGGCCACACACCAACCGCAGCTGGTGTTTGTGGACGAGCACAACCGCCAGACCGCACTGCGCCACGCCGTGCCCACCCAGGCCGTCTGA
- the bioA gene encoding adenosylmethionine--8-amino-7-oxononanoate transaminase, which produces MQPTHDGLVARSLASVWHPCTQMKRHEAQPPVAIARAQGPWLYGTAGQRYLDGISSWWVNLFGHSHPHIQAALVDQLGRLDHVMLAGFTHAPVVELSERLAALTGLGHAFYGSDGAAATEIALKMSAHYWRNTGRPAKSRFVGLAGGYHGETVGALAVTDIAIFREAYAPLVRLADTVPSPDARGAAPGETAQDVARRAAAALQAWLQEHHTTTAALIVEPLVQCAAGMALHDPEYLCLARALCDRYEVHLVVDEIAVGFGRTGTMFAHQQAGIRPDFICLSKGLTGGTLPLSAVLTTDAVYAAFYDDDVARGFLHSHSYTGNPLACRAALATLELFEQLDALNANRALAQRIDAACASLNQHPRVRHARRIGMIWAWDVDTPLPDFARRYHQHAMARGLVLRPIGKTLYAMPPYALDDEAVQCLAHGALDALNATLQEES; this is translated from the coding sequence ATGCAGCCCACGCACGACGGGCTGGTGGCCCGCAGCCTGGCCAGCGTCTGGCACCCCTGCACGCAGATGAAGCGGCACGAGGCGCAGCCGCCCGTGGCCATTGCCCGCGCCCAGGGCCCGTGGCTCTATGGCACCGCCGGCCAGCGCTATCTGGACGGCATCAGCTCCTGGTGGGTCAACCTGTTCGGCCACAGCCACCCGCACATCCAGGCGGCGCTGGTGGACCAGCTCGGCCGGCTGGACCATGTGATGCTCGCGGGCTTCACCCATGCGCCCGTGGTGGAGCTGTCAGAACGCCTGGCCGCGCTCACCGGCCTGGGCCACGCGTTCTACGGCAGCGACGGCGCAGCCGCCACCGAGATTGCGCTCAAGATGAGCGCGCACTACTGGCGCAACACTGGCCGCCCCGCCAAGAGCCGTTTCGTGGGCCTGGCAGGCGGCTACCACGGCGAAACCGTGGGCGCGCTGGCCGTGACCGACATCGCGATCTTCCGCGAGGCCTATGCCCCGCTGGTGCGCCTGGCCGACACCGTTCCCAGCCCCGATGCACGCGGCGCAGCCCCGGGCGAAACCGCACAGGACGTGGCCCGGCGCGCCGCCGCCGCGCTGCAAGCCTGGCTGCAAGAACACCACACCACCACGGCCGCACTCATCGTCGAACCCCTGGTGCAGTGCGCCGCCGGCATGGCACTGCACGACCCCGAATACCTGTGCCTGGCGCGCGCACTGTGCGACCGCTACGAGGTCCACTTGGTGGTCGATGAAATCGCCGTGGGCTTTGGCCGCACGGGCACGATGTTCGCGCACCAGCAGGCAGGCATCCGGCCGGATTTCATTTGCCTGTCCAAAGGCCTCACGGGCGGCACGCTGCCCCTGTCGGCCGTGCTGACGACGGACGCGGTGTACGCCGCGTTCTACGATGACGACGTGGCGCGCGGCTTTCTGCATTCGCACTCGTACACCGGCAACCCGCTGGCCTGCCGCGCAGCGCTGGCCACGCTGGAACTGTTTGAGCAGCTGGATGCGCTGAACGCCAACAGGGCGCTGGCGCAGCGCATCGACGCTGCCTGCGCATCGCTCAACCAGCACCCACGCGTGCGGCATGCACGCCGCATCGGAATGATCTGGGCCTGGGATGTGGACACACCCCTGCCCGACTTTGCGCGCCGCTACCACCAGCACGCCATGGCGCGGGGACTGGTGCTGCGGCCGATTGGGAAAACGCTGTACGCCATGCCGCCCTATGCGCTCGACGACGAGGCGGTGCAATGCCTGGCCCATGGCGCGCTGGATGCACTGAACGCCACCCTGCAGGAGGAAAGTTGA
- the bioD gene encoding dethiobiotin synthase produces MMGCFVTGTDTGVGKTLVSAGLLHALARHHRRVVGMKPVAAGLVPWGDDWASEDAIALRSASTLAVPPALDNPVLLPDPLSPHIAAARAGVQIDITAIVRSYQALAAQADAVVVEGAGGFHVPLTDTLTGADLAQALALPVVLVVGLRLGCLNHALLTAEAIRARGLTLAGWVANRVDPDMEAVEDNIAYLRARLNAPLLADVPYQELPEPGSLVFDLPKDWR; encoded by the coding sequence ATGATGGGATGTTTTGTGACCGGCACCGATACCGGTGTCGGCAAGACGCTGGTGTCCGCCGGGCTGCTGCACGCGCTGGCGCGCCACCACCGCCGCGTGGTGGGCATGAAGCCTGTGGCGGCTGGCCTGGTGCCCTGGGGGGACGACTGGGCCAGTGAAGACGCGATCGCACTGCGCTCGGCCTCCACCCTGGCCGTGCCGCCAGCGCTGGACAACCCCGTGCTGCTGCCCGACCCGCTCTCGCCCCACATCGCTGCGGCGCGGGCGGGCGTGCAGATCGACATCACCGCCATCGTGCGCAGCTACCAGGCGCTCGCCGCCCAGGCGGATGCCGTGGTGGTAGAGGGAGCAGGCGGCTTTCATGTGCCGCTCACCGACACACTCACGGGCGCCGACCTCGCCCAGGCCCTGGCGCTGCCCGTGGTGCTGGTGGTGGGCCTGCGCCTGGGCTGCCTGAACCACGCCCTGCTCACGGCCGAGGCCATCCGCGCGCGCGGCCTCACGCTGGCGGGCTGGGTGGCCAACCGCGTGGACCCCGACATGGAGGCGGTGGAAGACAACATCGCCTACCTGCGAGCACGGCTGAATGCACCACTGCTGGCCGATGTGCCGTACCAGGAACTGCCGGAACCCGGCAGCCTGGTGTTTGATCTGCCGAAGGACTGGCGATGA